In Nicotiana tabacum cultivar K326 chromosome 17, ASM71507v2, whole genome shotgun sequence, one DNA window encodes the following:
- the LOC107782243 gene encoding agamous-like MADS-box protein TM6, producing the protein MLLSVHWQRTGEDMSGLNLQDLCHLQENISESLAEIRERKYHVIKTQTDTFRKKVKNLEEQHGNLVLDLEAKSEDPKYGVVESEGQYNSAMAFANGVHNLYAFRLQSLHPNLQNGGEIGSRNLHLA; encoded by the exons ATGCTCTTGTCAGTTCATTGGCAGAGAACAGGGGAAGACATGAGCGGCCTCAATTTGCAGGATTTGTGCCACTTGCAGGAGAACATCTCTGAATCTCTAGCTGAGATACGTGAAAGAAAG TACCACGTGATCAAGACTCAAACAGATACCTTCAGGAAGAAG GTGAAGAACTTAGAAGAGCAACATGGAAACCTCGTGCTTGATTTG GAAGCAAAAAGTGAAGATCCAAAGTATGGTGTAGTGGAAAGTGAGGGACAGTACAACTCTGCTATGGCATTTGCCAATGGAGTACACAACCTCTATGCTTTTCGCCTACAATCGTTGCACCCCAATCTTCAAAATGGAGGAGAAATTGGTTCTCGTAATCTACACCTTGCTTGA